In Plectropomus leopardus isolate mb unplaced genomic scaffold, YSFRI_Pleo_2.0 unplaced_scaffold21535, whole genome shotgun sequence, the genomic stretch atattcatttattgtttctaggaccagatttttttttttaaatatcatcaatacacaaacattaaaaataattgtaagtCCAGTCAGATTCTGTGTTTCAGgtgtaattgttgttgttttttgtttgtttgttttcttgcctGAATGTTTTTCTCACGAAGAGTGCGCTCTGGAGGACGAGGTGTTTGAGGACGGCGCTGAAACTCGGATGGAGTgtaacaagtgtgtgtgtgcctgtggaAACTGGGTGTGCACCGCTCTGACCTGCAACggtgaggacacacacacacacacacacacacagctgagttCACATTCACTAAACAAATAAGAGTAAATAAGAGAATTTAGGTTTCCTGTCTGTTAGAGATTTAGATTTCTTGTCTTTcatctggttgtttttttgtgtgtttttatatttcttcttTGTCACATGATCATGTGTATTTCAGGAGAGCATCAGGGAGAGGGGGCTGCTGAGGAGggagcagaagaggaggagctgaCAGAGGAGGAGTGGAGCAGGAGAGTGGCCGAACTCAACGCTTTACAGCGGGACGGTCCACGCTGAAAATGTAATCCATTACTCATTATGTAACCCCGAGGGTCCACGCTGATATTACACACGCTGATATTACACACGCttgtatcgctctgtgcacaaaatgtgcttttcagaatcaagctttaaaaaatattatacattcattttcttttctactttcattgagttttttttaaccaatatcagtcctaatcataaatataaaatatttgttaatttttagaattttaaccatttgaatGTCAGGTTTTTaacatgatgcaaaaaaaaagaattattttcaatatactacatgcaaagtctattttttgatgatcaaagtgacaggtcacctagtggaaacagcatgtgtttcctcaaaatgccaaatatggtcaaaatgacctcatcaggtgtaaaatagtcaaaatgacaaattcagagtcaaaagcccagaatgacacccagaaataatacaagtcctgtttttctgctctgatggctgtgggatcaaaaatgtcagtttgaatgggtttcaatggagcatttttttacctgaacagtctgaatgtaactatttagtttcctcagtgtattttagacttattgtaggagctgagctgcaaattcactgattaaacaaaaatacacaatcttcaAAAAATTCCTGccgtatgcatgaacacagccaaaattatcgaAAATTGAAGAATcaaaagtgcgtaaaatgcaacaaacaatTCCTCTGCAAAATTAATTTTGCACTACTCGAAAggacaaatttgaggtactagTACTTCATTTGATTATTCTGGAACTTTATACTTCCCCAAacctcagagggaaatatttacACCACATTTTATATGCATGACTTTTTCTTGTAGTGTTGATTTTCC encodes the following:
- the LOC121965752 gene encoding follistatin-related protein 1-like is translated as SLCVDALIELSDENADWKLSLTEFINCLTPTYHPYERKCALEDEVFEDGAETRMECNKCVCACGNWVCTALTCNGEHQGEGAAEEGAEEEELTEEEWSRRVAELNALQRDGPR